The following proteins are co-located in the Pedobacter sp. FW305-3-2-15-E-R2A2 genome:
- a CDS encoding YceH family protein, with protein sequence MESTQTLPVLNAEELRVLGVLMEKSKTTPEYYPMTINGITAACNQKTSRKPVVQYDEQTVVLTLDVLKRKGLISTATGGSSRSIKYKHNFAIVFPVTPQEVAILCLLMLRGPQTPGELNTNSGRLYEFESLEEVQSVLERLSDAEQPYILQLPRRAGQKEARYTHLLAGTPDLNQEEQEEEHYSRPASDIENRLAKVEQELAEMKEAFDKLMKELMG encoded by the coding sequence ATGGAATCTACACAAACTTTGCCCGTATTAAACGCTGAAGAGCTTCGTGTTCTTGGCGTATTGATGGAGAAATCAAAAACGACACCGGAGTATTATCCAATGACGATCAATGGAATTACTGCGGCCTGTAATCAAAAAACTTCCCGGAAACCGGTCGTTCAGTACGATGAGCAAACGGTCGTATTGACGCTGGATGTGCTCAAGAGAAAAGGACTGATCTCTACTGCTACCGGTGGATCAAGCCGTAGCATTAAATACAAACATAATTTTGCGATCGTTTTTCCAGTTACCCCGCAAGAGGTGGCGATTCTTTGTTTGCTGATGCTCAGAGGCCCTCAAACTCCAGGTGAACTGAATACCAATTCCGGACGCTTATATGAATTTGAGTCTTTGGAGGAAGTACAATCAGTATTGGAGCGTCTTTCTGATGCAGAACAACCTTATATCCTGCAATTGCCAAGAAGAGCCGGACAAAAAGAGGCGAGGTATACGCACTTGCTTGCCGGGACCCCGGATCTTAATCAGGAGGAGCAGGAGGAAGAACATTACAGTAGACCTGCAAGTGACATTGAAAACCGGTTGGCAAAAGTAGAACAGGAGCTGGCTGAGATGAAAGAAGCTTTTGATAAGCTGATGAAAGAACTGATGGGTTAA
- a CDS encoding Lrp/AsnC family transcriptional regulator, translated as MIYKLDKLDTRILNILQKDASLSTKDIAEQIGLSVSPTHERIKRLKSEGYIEKYVALVNREKLGKHLLVLCTVTLKEQSIETLKNFEESVTQFKEVLEVLCIAGGQDYLLKIVVDDVDDYHTFVVTHLSSLSNISTLSSSFVLKEIKRETAFHLNFYL; from the coding sequence ATGATTTATAAATTAGATAAACTCGATACCCGGATTCTGAATATCCTGCAGAAAGATGCTTCACTGAGCACAAAAGACATCGCAGAGCAGATCGGGTTGAGTGTTTCCCCAACCCACGAACGCATCAAAAGGTTGAAATCAGAAGGATATATAGAAAAATATGTGGCCTTGGTGAACCGGGAAAAGCTGGGTAAACACCTATTGGTCTTGTGTACGGTAACGCTAAAAGAGCAATCCATTGAAACGCTGAAAAACTTTGAAGAATCGGTTACCCAGTTTAAAGAGGTCCTGGAGGTCTTGTGTATTGCCGGCGGACAGGATTATCTGTTGAAGATCGTGGTGGATGATGTGGATGATTACCATACCTTTGTGGTCACTCATTTGTCGTCCTTATCAAATATTTCCACCTTAAGCAGTAGTTTTGTCTTAAAAGAAATCAAAAGAGAAACGGCATTCCACCTTAATTTTTATCTTTAG
- a CDS encoding histidine decarboxylase, with the protein MKTQLNTKDNERLSTYMQLAEERSKYFIGYPIAQDFDYSELYPLLKLPLNNVGDPWVESTYDLNSRSLELEVLEFFAELFNAPAKNWWGYVTNGGSEGNLYGLYVARELYPNGIVYYSEATHYSVQKNIQLLNLRSIVIRTQKNGEMDYEDLNEMVQMHRDQPVIILANIGTTMMEAKDDLQQIQQILRRQAIKNHYIHCDAALAGTYSALLDLKPGFDFNHGTDSMAISGHKFIGSPIPCGLVLVKKNYKDRIGKAIPYIGTVDTTITGSRNGHSPVFMWYALKKLGKEGLKQRALECLETAAYTVKSLNDIGIPAWTNPSALTVVFPAPSIELRQKWQIATEDGNSHIICMPGVSKAQIDHFVADLFAEISPATSVTL; encoded by the coding sequence ATGAAAACTCAATTAAACACCAAGGATAACGAGCGTTTAAGCACCTATATGCAGTTAGCCGAGGAACGTTCAAAATATTTTATTGGCTATCCTATCGCACAGGATTTCGATTATTCAGAACTTTACCCCCTTTTAAAATTACCATTAAATAATGTAGGTGATCCATGGGTGGAATCGACCTACGATCTGAATTCCCGTTCGCTGGAATTGGAAGTGCTTGAATTTTTTGCCGAACTGTTCAATGCACCCGCTAAAAACTGGTGGGGATATGTGACCAATGGTGGTTCTGAAGGGAATTTATACGGCCTGTACGTAGCCAGAGAGTTATATCCTAATGGCATTGTATATTATTCAGAAGCGACTCATTATAGCGTTCAGAAGAACATCCAGTTGCTCAATTTGCGCAGCATCGTCATCAGAACTCAGAAGAACGGGGAAATGGATTATGAAGACCTCAATGAAATGGTTCAGATGCACCGTGATCAACCAGTGATCATTTTAGCGAACATCGGGACAACGATGATGGAAGCGAAAGACGATTTACAGCAAATTCAGCAGATCCTGCGCAGACAGGCGATCAAAAATCACTATATCCATTGTGATGCTGCGCTTGCAGGAACTTACAGTGCATTGTTGGACCTGAAACCTGGTTTTGACTTTAACCACGGAACAGACAGTATGGCCATCAGTGGACATAAATTTATCGGCTCCCCAATTCCCTGCGGATTGGTGCTGGTAAAAAAGAATTATAAAGACAGAATTGGCAAAGCTATCCCTTATATCGGTACAGTTGATACAACGATTACCGGCAGCAGAAATGGGCATAGTCCGGTTTTCATGTGGTATGCATTGAAGAAATTAGGGAAAGAAGGATTGAAACAAAGGGCATTGGAATGCCTGGAAACCGCAGCTTATACGGTAAAAAGTCTCAACGATATCGGAATTCCTGCATGGACAAACCCTTCGGCTTTAACCGTCGTATTTCCTGCCCCTTCGATTGAGCTGCGACAAAAATGGCAAATTGCAACAGAAGATGGCAACAGCCATATCATCTGTATGCCAGGCGTAAGCAAAGCTCAGATTGACCATTTTGTGGCAGACTTGTTCGCAGAAATTAGCCCCGCGACAAGCGTTACGCTATAA
- the mgrA gene encoding L-glyceraldehyde 3-phosphate reductase — translation MSYTAAPNRYSQMQYRRCGKSGLKLPAISLGLWHNFGHVDQLENCSNILKLAFDNGITHFDLANNYGPPPGSAEENFGRLLKRDFEGYRDEMIISSKAGYTMWDGPYGDWGSKKYLVSSLDQSLKRMGLDYVDIFYHHRPDPETPLEETMAALDLIVRQGKALYVGISNYQAEEAAKAIQILQDLGTPCLIHQPKYSMYERWIEGGLLDLLGNTGVGCIPFSPLAQGMLTDKYLKEIPSDSRAAKSHGALQQDQITPERIRQLNELNAIAAGRGQKLAHMALSWILRDERVTSVLVGASKPEQLADSLKCLNNIVFTAEELQKIDQILAS, via the coding sequence ATGTCTTATACAGCCGCCCCAAACAGATATTCTCAAATGCAATACCGCAGGTGCGGAAAAAGCGGATTAAAGTTGCCCGCAATCTCCTTAGGTTTATGGCATAATTTCGGACATGTAGATCAGCTGGAGAATTGTAGCAATATCTTAAAACTGGCATTTGACAATGGAATCACTCATTTCGACCTTGCCAATAACTATGGCCCGCCTCCGGGATCCGCTGAAGAAAACTTTGGCAGGTTATTGAAAAGAGATTTTGAAGGGTATAGGGATGAAATGATCATTTCTTCCAAAGCCGGATATACCATGTGGGACGGACCTTATGGCGATTGGGGCTCCAAAAAGTACCTGGTTTCCAGCCTGGATCAAAGCCTGAAACGAATGGGACTGGATTATGTAGATATCTTTTATCACCATCGTCCGGATCCGGAAACTCCACTGGAAGAAACCATGGCCGCATTGGACCTGATCGTACGTCAGGGAAAAGCATTATATGTAGGAATCTCCAATTACCAGGCGGAAGAAGCTGCAAAGGCGATTCAGATCCTGCAAGATCTTGGTACCCCATGCTTAATCCATCAACCTAAATATTCCATGTATGAACGCTGGATTGAAGGCGGATTACTGGACTTATTGGGCAATACAGGAGTGGGGTGTATTCCTTTTTCTCCACTTGCTCAGGGAATGCTGACCGATAAATACCTGAAAGAGATCCCTTCAGACTCCAGAGCCGCTAAATCACATGGCGCATTGCAGCAGGATCAGATTACTCCCGAAAGAATCAGACAACTCAATGAGCTAAATGCAATTGCAGCAGGACGAGGTCAGAAATTGGCACATATGGCCCTTTCCTGGATTCTGAGAGATGAACGTGTCACTTCTGTATTGGTCGGCGCAAGTAAGCCTGAACAGCTGGCAGATTCTCTAAAATGTCTGAATAACATTGTCTTTACTGCGGAGGAACTTCAAAAAATCGACCAGATCTTAGCTTCATAG
- a CDS encoding histone H1: MEKFSKVKELLASVEADAEKFYNAGNSAAGTRVRKAMQDLKVLAQEIRTEVTEKKNSDK; encoded by the coding sequence ATGGAAAAATTTTCAAAAGTTAAAGAATTACTAGCTTCTGTTGAGGCTGATGCAGAGAAGTTTTATAATGCAGGAAACAGTGCAGCAGGAACAAGAGTACGTAAAGCTATGCAGGATTTAAAAGTTCTTGCACAGGAAATCCGTACTGAAGTAACAGAAAAAAAGAACAGCGATAAATAA
- the def gene encoding peptide deformylase produces the protein MMRTFLLALLGFLIFKPVSGFAQGFTNNEKSIILSGDTATMLRVTQITEAEELKVLTTASTDINPKDPLIKVLAQRMYLAMRDVTRPGIGIAGPQVGINRNIIWVKRYDKEGEPFELYLNPKITWKSELLRKGTEGCLSIPDAIGEVVRHHAIKLNYFDRQGKAKEEIIEGFTAVIFQHETDHLNGILFTERLKEQETKAYNSLVGRLNFMQEKLYLRP, from the coding sequence ATGATGAGAACATTCCTTTTAGCCCTGTTGGGCTTCCTGATTTTTAAACCTGTCTCCGGCTTCGCACAGGGCTTTACCAATAACGAAAAATCAATTATCCTCTCGGGGGATACCGCAACGATGCTGAGGGTCACCCAGATCACCGAAGCCGAAGAGTTGAAAGTATTGACAACTGCTTCTACTGATATTAATCCAAAAGATCCTTTAATTAAGGTGCTGGCACAGCGCATGTACCTCGCCATGCGGGATGTCACCCGCCCGGGAATAGGAATTGCAGGACCCCAGGTAGGCATCAACCGCAACATCATCTGGGTAAAGCGATATGATAAGGAAGGAGAGCCTTTTGAACTGTACCTGAATCCAAAGATCACCTGGAAATCGGAATTGTTGAGAAAGGGAACGGAAGGATGTTTATCCATCCCGGATGCCATAGGAGAGGTGGTCCGCCATCATGCCATTAAACTGAATTATTTCGACCGACAGGGCAAAGCAAAGGAGGAAATTATTGAGGGTTTTACAGCGGTGATCTTCCAGCATGAAACGGATCACCTGAACGGAATCCTGTTCACTGAAAGGTTGAAAGAACAAGAAACAAAGGCCTATAATTCCCTTGTCGGACGCCTTAATTTTATGCAGGAGAAGCTGTACCTGCGCCCCTGA
- a CDS encoding GreA/GreB family elongation factor has product METKSLSLSKSDLKLLKEHLDKSNMSPYNKEKLRQEIKEATIYADQELPADVVCLKSEARIANTKTGKEFTFRIVMPEEANIKLQKVSVFAPISIALFGYRTGDIINWEMPDGIQEFKILEVKKIS; this is encoded by the coding sequence ATGGAAACAAAATCATTGTCACTATCAAAAAGCGATTTAAAACTGTTAAAAGAACATTTGGACAAATCCAACATGAGTCCTTATAACAAGGAAAAACTGAGACAGGAAATTAAAGAAGCCACCATTTATGCCGATCAGGAACTTCCTGCCGACGTGGTCTGTCTGAAATCTGAAGCCAGAATCGCCAACACGAAAACCGGTAAAGAATTTACATTTAGAATTGTGATGCCCGAAGAAGCGAACATTAAATTACAGAAAGTATCTGTTTTTGCGCCGATCAGCATTGCGCTATTCGGATACAGAACGGGAGACATCATCAACTGGGAGATGCCCGATGGCATTCAGGAGTTTAAAATACTGGAAGTAAAGAAAATTTCTTAG
- a CDS encoding antitoxin Xre/MbcA/ParS toxin-binding domain-containing protein, which produces MASTPKPYKTKAKVSVVAEAALIAPYQSLYTNSISVLTSAKNGLSAKAALDFLSLSGFTREEFQDTFKTNVKTIENYVSNASKLDASLSEKLLKSFSLFEKGIEIFGTAKAFHLWLNTPSYGLGNQIPFELMDTITGISLIEEELIRIEYGDLA; this is translated from the coding sequence ATGGCAAGCACTCCAAAACCCTATAAAACTAAAGCTAAAGTATCTGTCGTTGCTGAGGCTGCGCTCATTGCACCTTATCAATCTTTGTATACCAATTCCATCAGTGTACTCACCAGTGCAAAAAACGGCTTATCGGCAAAGGCTGCATTAGACTTTCTGAGTCTTTCCGGCTTTACCAGGGAGGAGTTTCAGGATACTTTTAAAACAAATGTAAAAACAATAGAGAATTATGTGTCCAATGCTTCCAAGCTGGATGCTTCCTTAAGTGAAAAACTCCTCAAATCTTTCTCTCTTTTCGAAAAAGGAATCGAAATCTTTGGAACCGCAAAAGCCTTTCACCTCTGGTTGAATACCCCTTCATATGGCTTAGGCAATCAGATCCCTTTTGAACTGATGGATACCATTACCGGGATTTCCCTGATCGAAGAAGAATTAATCCGCATTGAATACGGTGATTTAGCATAA
- a CDS encoding RES family NAD+ phosphorylase: protein MQVFRIALTKYAGSLMASGRAARWNPNEVEVIYSAGSRSLACLENVVHRNQIGLNNSFQVMTIEIPDDIMIQTIELKKLPANWVEFENMPLTQEIGENWTKQGKSAILKVPSSIIPAEYNYLINPQHPDFKFIKLLKSESFVFDKRIKL, encoded by the coding sequence ATGCAGGTATTTCGTATCGCCCTCACAAAATATGCCGGTTCTTTAATGGCCTCAGGAAGAGCAGCACGCTGGAATCCGAATGAAGTAGAAGTGATTTACAGTGCAGGATCACGCTCTCTGGCCTGCCTGGAAAATGTGGTGCATAGAAACCAGATCGGACTTAACAACTCCTTCCAGGTGATGACCATTGAAATTCCTGATGACATCATGATTCAGACAATTGAGCTCAAAAAGCTCCCCGCAAACTGGGTTGAATTTGAAAATATGCCACTCACACAGGAAATTGGTGAAAACTGGACAAAGCAAGGCAAATCAGCCATCTTAAAAGTCCCCTCTTCTATCATTCCTGCAGAATACAATTACCTGATCAACCCGCAACATCCGGATTTTAAGTTCATCAAACTGTTAAAATCTGAATCT